The following proteins are encoded in a genomic region of Sorangiineae bacterium MSr12523:
- a CDS encoding beta-lactamase family protein — protein MASLVLVACGGQPGGVVPVGTKVQPVPEQPVAAKPEVAPSSETMERDARKTTAGGATFVAPAGWTLRSARAGVLLDGPESDVHVAIVETEETTADAAVAAAWASVHPDFRRTVDVAVDRPGRNGWDQQRNYEYETSPNEKLVLRATARRRGRTWTVVLVDGTEAGHGRRQAQMEIIRDSLRPQGYEHESFKGKTAHTLDAGRIAQLTKFIEQGRDMAGVPGMAISLVQGGKVVFEGGFGVRELGKPARVDADTLFMIASNTKALSTLLLAKLVDEGKFDWNSPVIDVYPDFKLGDAETTRSVQMKHLVCACTGLPRQDAEWFFEFKNSTAASTMKVLGIMQPTTKFGETYQYSNPLAAAAGFVGGYAAYPNRELGAAYDEAMRTRVFQPLRMTSTTFDFARALRANHASPYAEDLHGAPARTSMAINAAVFPIRPAGAAWSSARDLTRYVQLELAKGTLPDGSRYVSEKNLLARREKQVASSEFRLYGMGLETNTQYDTPVVEHGGSMIGFKSNMFWLPEHGVGGVILTSSDSGALVHVAYLRKVLEVLFDGRPEADEDLAFAVKARKERLAKANARLVVPPAAATVAGLAKRYGNPALGDIAIVTKGKAVFVDAGEWKVPMATRTNDDGTTSLVSIEPGFDIDFVIAEREGKRALVMPDVQREYAFIEK, from the coding sequence TTGGCTTCGTTGGTGCTCGTTGCGTGTGGGGGGCAGCCGGGTGGGGTGGTGCCGGTGGGCACCAAGGTGCAGCCGGTGCCCGAGCAACCCGTGGCGGCCAAGCCGGAGGTGGCGCCGTCGAGTGAAACGATGGAGCGCGATGCGCGGAAAACGACCGCGGGCGGAGCTACCTTCGTAGCCCCTGCGGGGTGGACCCTGCGGAGTGCGCGCGCCGGCGTTCTGCTCGACGGGCCCGAATCGGACGTTCACGTGGCCATCGTCGAGACGGAGGAGACCACGGCGGATGCGGCGGTGGCGGCGGCTTGGGCCTCCGTGCACCCGGATTTCAGGCGCACCGTGGATGTTGCCGTCGATAGGCCGGGACGCAATGGCTGGGACCAGCAACGCAATTACGAATACGAAACGTCACCCAACGAGAAACTCGTCCTTCGGGCCACCGCGCGCCGCCGCGGACGCACGTGGACGGTGGTACTCGTCGACGGCACCGAAGCCGGGCATGGCAGGCGCCAAGCCCAAATGGAAATCATTCGAGATAGCCTTCGCCCCCAGGGATACGAGCACGAATCCTTCAAGGGAAAAACCGCACACACACTCGATGCGGGACGCATTGCCCAGCTCACCAAGTTCATCGAGCAGGGGCGCGACATGGCCGGCGTTCCTGGCATGGCCATCAGCCTCGTGCAGGGCGGAAAAGTCGTCTTCGAGGGCGGCTTTGGCGTGCGGGAGCTCGGCAAGCCCGCCCGGGTCGATGCCGACACGCTCTTCATGATTGCCTCGAACACCAAGGCACTGTCGACGTTGCTCCTGGCGAAGCTCGTGGACGAAGGAAAATTCGATTGGAATAGCCCGGTCATCGATGTTTATCCCGATTTCAAATTGGGGGATGCCGAGACGACGCGAAGCGTGCAAATGAAGCACTTGGTTTGCGCGTGCACGGGCTTGCCCCGGCAGGATGCCGAATGGTTCTTCGAGTTCAAGAACTCCACGGCGGCATCGACGATGAAGGTCCTCGGTATCATGCAGCCGACGACCAAGTTCGGCGAGACGTACCAGTACAGCAATCCATTGGCGGCCGCGGCGGGATTCGTCGGCGGTTATGCCGCATATCCGAATCGAGAGCTGGGGGCGGCTTACGACGAGGCGATGCGCACGCGCGTCTTTCAGCCGCTGCGCATGACCTCGACCACGTTCGACTTTGCCCGCGCGCTTCGCGCGAATCATGCATCGCCGTACGCGGAGGATCTCCACGGAGCACCCGCCCGCACGAGCATGGCCATCAATGCGGCCGTATTTCCGATACGGCCTGCCGGGGCCGCGTGGTCGAGCGCTCGCGATCTCACGCGGTACGTGCAGCTGGAGCTCGCCAAGGGCACGCTGCCGGACGGCAGCCGGTACGTCTCGGAGAAGAATCTGCTCGCACGCCGGGAGAAGCAGGTCGCATCGTCCGAATTTCGCTTGTACGGCATGGGCCTCGAGACGAATACGCAATACGATACACCGGTCGTCGAACATGGCGGCTCGATGATTGGCTTCAAGAGCAACATGTTTTGGCTTCCGGAACATGGTGTCGGCGGCGTCATTCTCACCAGCTCGGATAGCGGCGCACTCGTGCACGTGGCGTACCTCCGCAAGGTCCTCGAGGTGCTCTTCGACGGCCGCCCCGAAGCCGACGAGGATCTCGCCTTCGCCGTCAAGGCGCGCAAGGAACGCCTCGCGAAGGCGAACGCGCGACTCGTGGTGCCGCCGGCGGCCGCCACCGTCGCCGGGCTCGCGAAGCGCTACGGGAACCCCGCGCTCGGGGACATCGCAATCGTCACCAAGGGAAAAGCCGTGTTCGTGGATGCGGGAGAATGGAAGGTTCCCATGGCCACGCGCACCAACGACGACGGGACCACCTCGCTCGTGAGCATCGAGCCCGGCTTCGACATCGACTTCGTCATCGCAGAACGCGAGGGCAAGCGCGCGCTCGTCATGCCCGACGTGCAGCGCGAATACGCCTTCATCGAGAAATAG
- a CDS encoding phosphoribosyltransferase domain-containing protein, translating into MKVTEIEAPKGTVPDRPTLALTYDHFDQWIESLQPALLAEHFTMVIGILRGGAPLALMVSHATGAHVAFLRYDRQTRAVAWDSALPLPARGSKVLLCEDIAGYGFTLRDCIAFLERHGLVIKTLTGVVDDRSVTRPDFAIDARGYAPLFPWERQAHTEQHRADWSLAPDGYARKMREDHEYATYAIDLDGILLPDVPKSRYDEDLDAALRERDELLPFEVFPHIDLASVRLIITGRPEIDRARTEAWLARHGFSHMEIEMRVMDLHDETPSGAAAHKAAAALRRGITHFIESEAVQALQIAQLAPLLRVIWWDPYTQTGTLVGAHAWTPSSPG; encoded by the coding sequence ATGAAGGTCACCGAGATCGAAGCACCGAAGGGCACCGTGCCGGACCGGCCGACCTTGGCGCTGACGTACGATCACTTCGACCAATGGATCGAGTCGCTGCAGCCGGCGCTGCTCGCCGAGCACTTCACCATGGTGATTGGCATTCTGCGCGGCGGTGCGCCCCTGGCGCTGATGGTCTCTCACGCAACGGGCGCGCACGTGGCGTTTCTACGCTACGACCGGCAGACACGCGCGGTGGCATGGGATTCCGCTTTGCCGCTGCCGGCTCGGGGATCGAAGGTGCTGCTCTGCGAGGACATCGCCGGCTACGGGTTTACCCTGCGCGATTGCATCGCGTTCTTGGAACGGCACGGCCTGGTCATCAAGACGCTGACCGGGGTCGTCGACGATCGAAGCGTCACCCGGCCCGATTTCGCCATCGACGCGCGCGGTTACGCGCCGCTGTTTCCTTGGGAGCGGCAAGCCCACACCGAGCAACATCGCGCCGATTGGTCGCTCGCACCCGATGGCTACGCCCGCAAAATGCGCGAGGATCACGAGTATGCCACCTACGCCATCGACCTGGATGGCATCTTGCTGCCCGACGTCCCCAAATCCCGCTACGACGAAGATCTCGACGCGGCCCTGAGGGAGCGGGACGAGCTTTTGCCGTTCGAGGTATTCCCCCATATCGATCTCGCGTCGGTGCGCCTCATCATCACGGGGCGTCCCGAGATCGATCGCGCGCGCACCGAAGCATGGCTCGCGCGGCACGGCTTTTCGCACATGGAAATCGAGATGCGCGTGATGGACCTCCACGACGAGACGCCGAGCGGGGCCGCGGCGCACAAGGCGGCGGCGGCGCTCCGCCGAGGGATTACGCATTTCATCGAGAGCGAAGCCGTGCAGGCGCTGCAGATTGCGCAGCTCGCGCCGCTCCTCCGCGTCATTTGGTGGGATCCGTACACGCAGACCGGCACCCTCGTCGGCGCGCACGCCTGGACGCCGTCGTCACCCGGCTAG
- a CDS encoding SCO family protein, with protein MAPFRKRLARWVLYGICAFIPAAYVFAKERPPRTTQRLPPPMHGGFGAGYFPDIELTTHEGKRVRLYQDLLRDKAVVINFMYARCDGICPGTTKNLRKVQDAFGEAVGRDVFFYSFTLKPDEDTPEALHAYAKANDVKPGWIFLTGSRADLDLVRRKFGFIDPDPSIDVQKRSHIGVVLYGNVRHEQWAACPSLSNPEVMVEQIRWFMGSDLH; from the coding sequence ATGGCCCCTTTCCGCAAACGCCTCGCGCGCTGGGTACTTTACGGCATTTGCGCCTTCATCCCGGCGGCTTACGTGTTCGCGAAGGAGCGGCCACCGCGCACGACGCAGCGGTTGCCCCCGCCGATGCACGGGGGCTTCGGGGCGGGGTATTTCCCGGATATCGAATTGACGACGCACGAGGGAAAACGCGTGCGCCTTTACCAGGACCTTTTGCGCGACAAAGCGGTGGTCATCAATTTCATGTACGCGCGATGCGACGGCATCTGTCCGGGCACCACGAAGAACCTGCGCAAGGTGCAAGATGCGTTCGGCGAGGCCGTCGGACGTGACGTCTTTTTCTATTCGTTCACCCTGAAGCCCGACGAAGACACGCCCGAAGCCTTGCACGCGTACGCCAAGGCCAACGACGTCAAACCCGGCTGGATCTTCCTCACGGGCTCGCGCGCCGATCTCGACCTGGTACGCCGCAAATTCGGTTTCATCGACCCCGATCCCAGCATCGACGTCCAAAAGCGGTCACACATCGGCGTCGTTCTCTATGGCAACGTACGACACGAGCAGTGGGCTGCCTGCCCTTCCCTGTCGAATCCCGAGGTCATGGTGGAGCAGATCCGCTGGTTCATGGGATCCGATTTGCATTGA
- a CDS encoding MFS transporter: MSEPLTGTFRSLRGFNYRTWATGGIVSNVGTWMQRTGQDWLVLTQLTHNNATAVGVVMSLQFGPQVLLLPLTGFAADHFDLRKVLFATQATAGALALGLGLLTVSGAVQLWHVYVFAFLLGCVTAFDAPARHAFASELVEESDLSNAVALNSASFNGARMIGPAIAGLLLASVSSGWVFLINAASYIAVLVSLSRLKADQLHRRGRAQRTRSSLTEGFRYVWKRPDLRAILLMFFVVGTFGLNFPIFISTMSVTVFHEGARHYGLLSSTMAIGSVSGALLSARRASPRMGFLVAAAAAFGVAMALAAVMPHYAAFGATLVAVGMGAQTFTTTAMSLAQLSTDAVVRGRVMAILLAIALGGTPLGAPIVGWTADTFGPRWALAVGASAGFIAALIGIHYLGKYRPSREASISR; encoded by the coding sequence ATGAGTGAACCACTTACGGGCACGTTCCGTTCGCTGAGGGGATTCAATTATCGAACTTGGGCCACGGGCGGCATCGTATCCAACGTGGGAACGTGGATGCAGCGCACGGGCCAAGATTGGCTGGTGCTCACCCAGCTGACGCACAACAATGCGACCGCCGTGGGCGTGGTCATGTCGCTCCAATTCGGGCCACAGGTGCTGCTGCTTCCGTTGACCGGCTTCGCGGCCGATCATTTCGACCTGCGAAAAGTGCTATTTGCCACGCAGGCCACCGCAGGGGCGCTGGCCCTGGGGCTCGGGCTTCTCACGGTCTCGGGTGCGGTGCAATTGTGGCACGTCTACGTGTTCGCGTTTCTGCTCGGATGCGTCACGGCGTTCGACGCCCCGGCGCGCCATGCCTTTGCCTCGGAGTTGGTGGAGGAGTCCGACTTGTCGAACGCGGTGGCATTGAACTCCGCTTCGTTCAACGGCGCACGCATGATCGGCCCAGCCATCGCGGGACTTCTTCTCGCATCCGTGAGCTCGGGGTGGGTCTTCCTCATCAACGCGGCATCGTACATTGCGGTGCTCGTCTCGCTGAGCCGTCTGAAAGCCGACCAACTCCATCGCAGGGGCCGAGCGCAGCGAACGCGCAGCAGCCTCACCGAAGGCTTTCGTTATGTCTGGAAGCGCCCGGATCTTCGCGCGATTCTTTTGATGTTCTTCGTGGTGGGAACCTTCGGGCTGAACTTTCCGATTTTCATTTCGACGATGTCCGTCACGGTCTTTCACGAGGGCGCGCGCCATTACGGGCTGCTGTCGTCGACCATGGCCATCGGCTCGGTCTCCGGCGCGCTCCTCTCCGCCCGGCGTGCGAGCCCTCGCATGGGCTTTTTGGTGGCCGCGGCCGCTGCCTTCGGGGTCGCCATGGCACTCGCCGCCGTGATGCCCCACTATGCCGCCTTTGGGGCCACCCTGGTCGCCGTCGGGATGGGCGCCCAAACCTTCACCACGACGGCCATGAGTCTCGCGCAATTGTCCACCGACGCGGTCGTGCGCGGCCGGGTGATGGCCATTCTGCTGGCCATTGCACTGGGCGGCACACCCCTCGGCGCGCCCATCGTCGGCTGGACCGCCGATACCTTCGGCCCCCGCTGGGCGCTCGCGGTGGGCGCCTCCGCGGGCTTCATCGCCGCCCTGATTGGGATTCACTACCTCGGGAAATACCGCCCGTCGCGCGAAGCCTCTATTTCTCGATGA
- a CDS encoding transglutaminase-like domain-containing protein: protein MASIEFLQPSYFVDSDHPAVVAFAKEACGDATTDAERARCLFHAVRERFRYDPYTISPRRDDYRASSVLKQSRAYCVPKAVVLCAAARAVGIPSRLGFADVRNHLSSEKLRQAMRTDLFVFHGYTELWIDGQPLKASPAFNAELCARVGVEPLEFDGKHDALLHAFDGRGHTYMEYLNDRGCYVDLPFDEMIDAFVSTYGQVELTRPGTQPDEVFQR from the coding sequence GTGGCTTCAATCGAGTTTCTCCAACCTTCGTATTTCGTGGATTCGGATCATCCGGCCGTCGTGGCGTTCGCAAAAGAGGCGTGCGGTGATGCGACCACCGATGCCGAGCGCGCGCGGTGTCTCTTTCACGCGGTGCGGGAGCGATTTCGCTACGATCCGTACACCATTTCGCCGAGGCGGGACGATTACCGGGCAAGCTCGGTCTTGAAGCAGTCGCGCGCGTATTGTGTGCCGAAGGCGGTGGTGCTCTGTGCGGCCGCACGCGCGGTGGGGATCCCGTCGCGACTCGGATTCGCCGACGTGCGAAATCACCTGTCCAGCGAGAAGCTGCGGCAGGCCATGCGGACGGACCTGTTCGTCTTTCATGGTTACACCGAGCTTTGGATCGACGGCCAGCCACTGAAGGCGAGCCCCGCGTTCAACGCAGAGCTCTGTGCGCGGGTCGGTGTGGAGCCGCTCGAATTCGATGGAAAGCACGACGCGCTCCTTCACGCCTTCGACGGCCGGGGCCACACGTACATGGAGTACCTGAACGACCGCGGGTGCTACGTCGATTTGCCGTTCGACGAGATGATCGATGCCTTCGTCTCCACCTACGGCCAGGTGGAGCTCACCCGCCCGGGCACACAGCCCGACGAGGTCTTCCAGCGTTGA
- a CDS encoding RtcB family protein: MYVQDLQDLARRRSDAACFDVENPLGLDVRLFAHPSVPVERDAFLQLFDFLDVCRAIADIRDAEARGRLTFFGDAPACIDKVVLTPDFHKGSLVPVGTVARAQHMCIPQAIGNDVCCGMRLLVTDLPADALEPHWPAIQKRLRAIFFAGERDIPMSPRQREAVLRDGLPGLVRTAADNAHHGIWQRFDAAIEKENLARAHAEGGFPTRGLFGFERFIMSSGRVDGRDPQIGCVGGGNHFVELQRIDALFDGHAARDWGVSKGCLAIMIHSGSVGLGHAVGGHFMDRARSIFPTGITSPKGGFFPLPTSGPRAEEGHAYLDGMGNAANFAFANRLFLGLMAVRAVEEATGRTVGAKLVYDAPHNLIFRAGESLVHRKGATPAPGPSGADYHGKPVIIPGSMGAASFLLAGSGHADALESACHGAGRALSRAKTAHVPKDVFARELAKLRVVGPIDPRAPHLARRRDILEKYERRVMEEAPYAYKAVEPVIESVEEAGIARKVARLLPLCTVKG, from the coding sequence ATGTATGTTCAGGATCTTCAGGATTTGGCGCGTCGCCGATCCGACGCAGCCTGTTTCGATGTCGAGAACCCGCTCGGGCTCGACGTGCGACTCTTTGCGCACCCTTCGGTCCCCGTCGAGCGGGACGCGTTCTTACAGCTCTTCGACTTTCTCGACGTATGCCGCGCCATCGCGGACATCCGCGATGCCGAAGCGCGCGGCCGCCTCACCTTTTTCGGCGACGCGCCCGCGTGCATCGACAAAGTCGTGCTCACGCCCGACTTCCACAAGGGTTCCCTCGTACCGGTGGGCACCGTCGCGCGTGCGCAGCATATGTGCATTCCGCAAGCGATCGGAAACGACGTGTGCTGCGGCATGCGTCTGCTAGTCACCGATCTCCCCGCCGACGCACTGGAACCGCACTGGCCTGCGATCCAGAAGCGGCTTCGCGCCATCTTCTTCGCCGGAGAACGCGATATCCCCATGTCACCCCGCCAGCGCGAGGCCGTTTTGCGCGACGGCCTCCCGGGCCTCGTACGCACCGCGGCCGACAACGCCCATCACGGCATTTGGCAACGCTTCGACGCGGCCATCGAGAAGGAGAACCTCGCGCGCGCCCACGCCGAAGGGGGCTTCCCCACGCGCGGACTCTTCGGGTTCGAGCGCTTCATCATGTCCTCGGGCCGGGTCGACGGACGCGATCCGCAGATTGGTTGCGTCGGCGGCGGAAACCACTTCGTCGAGCTGCAGCGGATCGATGCCCTCTTCGATGGCCACGCCGCACGCGATTGGGGCGTCTCCAAAGGCTGCCTCGCCATCATGATCCACTCGGGCTCCGTGGGCCTCGGACACGCGGTGGGCGGTCATTTCATGGATCGCGCACGAAGCATCTTCCCCACGGGGATCACGTCGCCGAAGGGCGGGTTCTTTCCCCTTCCGACGTCGGGCCCGCGCGCCGAGGAGGGACACGCGTACCTCGATGGCATGGGCAACGCGGCCAATTTCGCCTTTGCGAACCGGCTCTTCTTGGGCCTCATGGCGGTGCGCGCGGTGGAAGAAGCGACGGGACGCACGGTGGGTGCAAAGCTCGTCTACGATGCGCCGCACAACCTGATCTTTCGCGCCGGCGAATCCCTCGTGCATCGCAAGGGCGCAACCCCCGCCCCCGGTCCCTCGGGCGCCGACTACCATGGCAAGCCCGTGATCATCCCCGGCTCGATGGGCGCCGCAAGCTTTCTGCTCGCGGGGTCGGGCCACGCGGACGCGCTCGAAAGTGCCTGCCACGGTGCCGGCCGCGCACTGTCTCGCGCCAAGACGGCGCACGTCCCCAAGGACGTCTTCGCGCGCGAGTTGGCAAAGCTGCGCGTCGTCGGGCCCATCGATCCCCGTGCACCCCATCTCGCCAGGCGCCGCGACATCCTCGAGAAATACGAAAGGCGCGTGATGGAGGAGGCGCCGTACGCCTACAAGGCCGTCGAACCCGTCATCGAGTCCGTGGAAGAAGCCGGCATCGCGCGCAAGGTCGCCCGGCTCCTGCCCTTGTGCACGGTCAAAGGATGA
- a CDS encoding protein kinase produces MRPGHLLAGRFEVDALRGSGGMGAIYRALDHRTGDYVAIKVLRDDAPEHRGRFAREVSLLEGLRHPHIVRYIAHGEGPAGDLYLAMEWLDGMDLQRRLARGPLDVPSALALARALVEALAHAHGLGIVHRDLKPSNLFLLGGEPHRVKIVDFGVARALSRSVMTVAGGIVGTPGYMAPEQIRGELTIDVRSDLFALGCILFEVLGGRPAFAAQDMLALMFKVLMDDPPPLRTVCPELPAGLERLIHRLLAKHPAQRPQSAAEVEAELRNLEGELEPGAVPPRCVEPAAVLAPGEQGIVCIVLAGPPSRKEDSASGTLRSEWDRDRRARLRHIGAAFRASMEWLPDGTMMALLRAGPGETERTLPPGHGGPRTRSAVDQVVLAARCALAMRDELPRASWVVGTGLAELRDEWPMGAVVDRAVSLLRKVPGGTIAVDDTSARLLELRFRIVDGHLLEPRDEPAMGRQLLGRPSRFVGRDRELGNLQAILDGCLEDRRPGAVLVTGPAGIGKSRLIHEFLVDAHARHPDVDVWSACADQVSGNAPLWMLAQTLRYAARAEKFEARLAGRMREPQMADVRTLLAELFRDVAEEWPPPSKAPRPLDPSVRAERVRRGFLALLSGECAHRPVMVVLDDIQWADGASLRFFDAALGHLADAPLLIVGLARPEVRDAFPRLWTNRRLEELRLSNLRPRAAIELASHVLGDAHPEAVLERVVARADGNPFYLEELLRAVVEGRGDALPETLLAMTMARIDLLEPYARQVLRAGSIFGESFREADVRALLETADDRDRMAHWLALLVEHEVLVRMEGDDIGSASYRFRHAYLRDAAYSTLTEANRILGHRLAAEWLERSGVAESAVVAEHYMQAGDARAPGHYLAAARQALRRSDPEGAIHLTTRASHGPEPDRETVDQLRTVQLRAHVWRGDFAAVSDLAHRTMASVELGSKEWWPAAGLAVKSAMMLGRSARARRNLRLFYDARPSGDALPAYLDTLGTLLPSTYYACAHSFSEPLYQAFIQHALPAAESDRHWRAVWLRVASVRALTYCDDPWEALKLVQSAVPLFEEAGDTQQVLHLQGEVALILGDVANFEAHEAESRNVLRGSSHMALGPTIAVGQLAYNLAELGRAEHSLVDWALERAVERGFAAGEGTVRAGRAAIFLLEGRFEEAEREALQATRLTMTLQRFAALAFTVLVRARLALGRTEAALRASRAAMALVTAPRSIGPTEVGILLVRAEALQASGDAAAARTAIRMARERVLARAGRCNDPAARKRYLEDVPAVARTLSLAEAWLA; encoded by the coding sequence ATGCGGCCCGGTCACCTGCTCGCCGGTCGGTTCGAAGTCGATGCACTCCGTGGGTCCGGTGGGATGGGGGCGATCTACCGTGCGCTCGACCACCGCACGGGCGACTACGTTGCCATCAAGGTGCTCCGCGACGACGCGCCCGAGCATCGCGGACGCTTCGCCCGCGAGGTGTCGTTGCTCGAGGGGCTGCGCCACCCGCACATCGTGCGCTACATCGCCCACGGAGAGGGCCCGGCGGGGGATCTGTACCTGGCCATGGAGTGGCTCGACGGCATGGATCTCCAACGACGCCTCGCCCGCGGCCCGCTGGATGTGCCGAGTGCGCTCGCCTTGGCGCGGGCACTCGTTGAAGCCCTGGCCCATGCGCACGGCCTCGGCATCGTTCACCGCGATCTGAAGCCGAGCAATCTGTTCCTCCTCGGCGGAGAGCCTCATCGCGTGAAGATCGTCGACTTCGGCGTGGCGCGTGCGCTTTCCCGGAGCGTCATGACCGTGGCCGGTGGAATCGTCGGCACGCCGGGCTACATGGCCCCGGAGCAGATCCGCGGGGAGCTCACGATTGACGTTCGCAGCGATCTGTTCGCGCTCGGGTGCATTCTGTTCGAGGTCCTGGGCGGCCGGCCCGCGTTTGCGGCTCAGGACATGCTCGCACTCATGTTCAAGGTGCTCATGGACGACCCGCCGCCATTGCGCACGGTCTGTCCCGAGCTTCCGGCGGGGCTCGAGCGCCTGATTCATCGCTTGCTCGCGAAGCACCCCGCCCAGCGGCCGCAAAGCGCCGCCGAGGTCGAGGCCGAGCTGCGGAACCTGGAGGGCGAGCTGGAACCAGGCGCCGTTCCTCCGCGGTGCGTCGAGCCGGCGGCCGTTCTCGCCCCGGGAGAACAGGGCATCGTCTGCATCGTCCTTGCGGGCCCGCCATCGCGCAAGGAGGACTCCGCATCGGGCACGTTGCGCAGCGAATGGGATCGGGATCGCCGGGCCAGGCTTCGTCATATCGGAGCGGCCTTTCGCGCGAGCATGGAGTGGCTGCCCGATGGCACGATGATGGCGCTCCTGCGGGCTGGCCCGGGGGAGACGGAAAGGACGCTTCCGCCTGGCCATGGCGGGCCGCGAACCCGCAGCGCGGTGGACCAGGTGGTGCTGGCCGCGCGTTGTGCGCTCGCCATGCGCGACGAGCTTCCGCGCGCATCGTGGGTCGTCGGCACCGGCCTCGCCGAGCTGCGCGATGAATGGCCGATGGGCGCCGTCGTGGACCGAGCCGTGAGCCTGCTCCGCAAGGTGCCCGGCGGCACGATCGCGGTCGACGACACGAGTGCGCGGTTGCTGGAGCTGCGTTTCCGCATCGTCGATGGGCACCTCCTCGAGCCACGCGACGAACCCGCCATGGGGCGTCAGCTTCTCGGTCGCCCATCGCGCTTCGTGGGGCGCGATCGAGAGCTCGGCAATTTGCAGGCGATCCTCGACGGCTGCCTCGAAGATCGCCGGCCCGGTGCGGTGTTGGTCACCGGACCCGCGGGCATCGGCAAATCGCGCTTGATCCACGAGTTCCTGGTCGACGCGCACGCTCGGCATCCCGACGTCGACGTGTGGTCGGCCTGTGCCGATCAAGTCAGCGGGAACGCGCCGTTGTGGATGCTTGCGCAGACGTTGCGGTACGCCGCACGAGCGGAAAAATTCGAAGCGCGCCTCGCCGGGCGCATGCGCGAACCGCAGATGGCCGATGTTCGCACGCTTCTCGCGGAGTTGTTTCGCGATGTCGCCGAGGAGTGGCCGCCGCCCAGCAAGGCCCCGCGACCGCTCGACCCTTCGGTGCGTGCCGAACGCGTGCGACGAGGCTTCCTCGCGCTGCTGTCGGGCGAATGTGCGCATCGCCCCGTCATGGTCGTCCTCGACGACATTCAATGGGCCGATGGCGCATCGCTGCGCTTTTTCGATGCCGCCCTCGGGCACTTGGCTGACGCGCCTCTGTTGATCGTCGGCCTGGCCCGCCCCGAGGTTCGCGATGCGTTTCCTCGCCTTTGGACGAATCGACGGCTCGAGGAGCTTCGGCTGTCCAACCTGCGCCCGCGCGCTGCCATCGAACTGGCGAGCCACGTGTTGGGCGATGCGCATCCCGAGGCGGTGCTCGAGCGCGTCGTGGCCCGCGCCGATGGCAATCCTTTTTACCTCGAGGAGCTCCTTCGCGCCGTCGTGGAAGGCCGTGGGGATGCGCTCCCCGAGACCCTTTTGGCGATGACCATGGCTCGGATCGATTTGCTCGAGCCGTACGCGAGGCAGGTGCTTCGTGCCGGCAGCATCTTCGGCGAAAGCTTTCGCGAGGCCGACGTTCGGGCGCTCCTGGAGACGGCGGACGATCGCGATCGCATGGCCCATTGGCTTGCACTTCTCGTGGAGCACGAGGTGCTCGTTCGGATGGAAGGCGATGACATCGGGTCGGCGTCCTACCGATTTCGTCATGCGTATCTGCGCGACGCTGCGTATTCCACGCTCACCGAGGCGAACCGAATCCTAGGCCATCGTCTGGCGGCCGAATGGCTCGAGCGCTCCGGCGTGGCCGAGTCGGCGGTCGTGGCGGAGCATTACATGCAAGCGGGCGATGCGCGTGCTCCGGGGCATTACCTGGCCGCGGCGCGCCAGGCGCTCCGTCGCAGCGATCCCGAGGGAGCCATCCATTTGACCACCCGCGCGTCCCACGGTCCGGAGCCGGATCGCGAGACCGTCGACCAGCTTCGTACCGTGCAACTGCGGGCGCACGTTTGGCGTGGCGACTTCGCCGCGGTGTCGGATCTCGCCCATCGGACCATGGCGTCCGTCGAACTTGGCTCGAAAGAGTGGTGGCCTGCCGCCGGGCTCGCGGTCAAATCGGCCATGATGCTCGGGCGCTCGGCGCGCGCGCGACGGAATCTGCGCCTCTTCTACGACGCGCGTCCGAGCGGCGATGCGCTTCCGGCGTACCTGGACACGCTGGGAACGCTCCTGCCGTCGACGTACTACGCGTGCGCGCACAGTTTCTCCGAGCCGCTGTATCAGGCGTTCATCCAGCATGCGCTGCCCGCGGCGGAGAGCGATCGCCATTGGCGCGCGGTATGGCTGCGTGTGGCCAGCGTTCGAGCGCTGACCTATTGCGATGATCCCTGGGAGGCCTTGAAGTTGGTGCAATCGGCTGTCCCGCTATTCGAGGAAGCAGGCGACACGCAGCAGGTATTGCACCTGCAGGGCGAGGTCGCGTTGATTCTTGGCGACGTCGCGAATTTCGAGGCGCACGAGGCGGAGAGCCGGAATGTGCTGCGGGGCTCATCGCACATGGCGTTGGGGCCGACCATTGCCGTCGGCCAGCTCGCGTACAATCTGGCCGAGCTCGGGCGAGCCGAGCACTCGTTGGTGGACTGGGCGCTCGAGCGCGCCGTCGAACGCGGATTTGCCGCGGGCGAGGGGACGGTGCGCGCGGGGCGGGCGGCGATTTTCTTGCTCGAGGGTCGATTCGAAGAGGCCGAGCGCGAAGCCCTCCAGGCCACGCGTCTCACCATGACCTTGCAGCGTTTTGCGGCCCTGGCGTTCACGGTGCTGGTTCGGGCGCGGCTTGCGCTCGGGCGGACGGAGGCTGCCCTGCGTGCCAGTCGGGCGGCGATGGCCTTGGTGACGGCGCCTCGGTCGATCGGGCCGACGGAGGTGGGTATCCTTCTCGTTCGCGCCGAAGCCCTTCAGGCCTCGGGTGATGCTGCCGCCGCGCGCACGGCCATCCGCATGGCCCGCGAACGGGTGCTGGCCCGCGCCGGCCGCTGCAACGATCCCGCGGCGCGAAAGCGCTACCTCGAAGACGTACCTGCGGTTGCGCGCACCTTGTCCCTCGCGGAGGCATGGCTCGCGTAG